From the Acidovorax carolinensis genome, one window contains:
- a CDS encoding phospholipase A codes for MSARHGAALALALLAPAGAALAQQTPAAGNATTTSAPTSADTAWRRCAALGDDNQARLACFDQWAGQQAWQAPGASAKAGAAGAAGAAVQQGADASAVALPVDTRLPATRIIDVSSTAGCRDTQYSDISRFWELESGSDCGTFSFRGYRPITVSVVASSSVNRQPSSDAEGRTATEATPYRRTENRIQLSVRTKIAQGMLTRGHPTLKDSLWFGYTQQSHWQLFSSNISRPFRTTDHEPEVIYVYPTDAQLPFGWRWRYSGAGLVHQSNGQSNPLSRSWNRVYLMTGMELDNRWNVRARVWKRLSENSTNDDNPRISDYIGRGEVQVFWNMDKDNTLGATVRHSLSSTGRGSARLEWLQTLGTGLGGGKSNLRLHTQLFSGYGDSMIDYNHKRTVFSLGLSLVDF; via the coding sequence ATGAGCGCGCGCCATGGCGCCGCCCTGGCGCTGGCGCTGCTGGCACCGGCCGGCGCCGCCCTGGCCCAGCAGACGCCGGCCGCCGGCAACGCAACAACCACCTCGGCGCCCACCAGCGCCGACACCGCATGGCGCCGGTGCGCAGCCCTGGGCGACGACAACCAGGCACGCCTGGCCTGTTTCGACCAGTGGGCTGGCCAGCAGGCCTGGCAGGCGCCCGGGGCTTCGGCCAAAGCAGGTGCAGCGGGCGCAGCGGGTGCAGCCGTCCAGCAGGGCGCCGACGCCTCGGCGGTTGCGCTGCCGGTGGACACCCGGCTGCCGGCCACCCGCATCATCGATGTGTCGAGCACCGCAGGTTGCCGGGACACGCAGTACAGCGACATCTCGCGCTTTTGGGAGCTGGAATCGGGCAGTGACTGCGGCACGTTCAGCTTTCGCGGCTACCGGCCCATCACCGTGTCGGTGGTCGCATCGAGCAGCGTGAACCGCCAGCCCAGCTCGGACGCCGAGGGGCGAACCGCCACCGAAGCCACGCCCTACCGGCGCACCGAGAACCGCATCCAGCTGTCGGTGCGCACGAAAATCGCCCAGGGCATGCTTACCCGGGGCCACCCCACACTCAAGGATTCGCTGTGGTTTGGCTACACGCAGCAGTCGCACTGGCAGCTGTTCAGCTCCAATATATCGCGCCCCTTCCGCACCACGGATCACGAGCCCGAGGTGATTTACGTGTATCCCACCGATGCGCAACTGCCCTTTGGATGGCGCTGGCGCTACAGCGGCGCCGGGCTGGTGCACCAGTCCAACGGCCAGAGCAACCCCTTGTCGCGCAGCTGGAACCGCGTCTATCTCATGACTGGCATGGAGCTGGACAACCGCTGGAACGTGCGTGCACGCGTCTGGAAGCGTCTGTCCGAAAACAGCACCAACGACGACAACCCCCGCATCAGTGACTACATCGGCCGCGGCGAGGTGCAGGTGTTCTGGAACATGGACAAGGACAACACCCTGGGCGCCACGGTGCGCCACTCGCTGTCCAGCACCGGGCGCGGCTCGGCCCGGCTGGAATGGCTGCAAACCCTGGGCACCGGCCTGGGCGGCGGCAAAAGCAACCTGCGCCTGCACACCCAGCTGTTCAGCGGCTACGGCGACAGCATGATCGACTACAACCACAAGCGCACCGTGTTCAGCCTGGGGTTGAGCCTGGTGGATTTTTAG
- a CDS encoding universal stress protein, translating into MIKILIAVDGSALSLDAVHHVLRLVQDGLRASVVLANVQEPASLYELVVSRDPDLIAAASVEAGEHLMAPARVLLQAAGLSCETAVGVGDPAHVLVDIIESSGCDMVIIGARGQGAISSALLGSVSQELAHSSPVPVTIVKHPEVPEQEDDVEQGAADVAA; encoded by the coding sequence ATGATCAAGATACTCATCGCCGTGGATGGCTCGGCCCTCTCGCTCGACGCCGTGCACCATGTGCTGCGGCTGGTGCAGGACGGCCTGCGCGCCAGCGTGGTGCTGGCCAATGTGCAAGAACCCGCGTCGCTGTATGAACTGGTGGTGTCGCGCGACCCCGACCTGATCGCCGCTGCCAGCGTGGAGGCGGGTGAGCACTTGATGGCCCCGGCCCGCGTGCTGCTGCAGGCGGCCGGCTTGAGCTGCGAAACCGCCGTGGGCGTGGGCGACCCGGCGCATGTGCTGGTGGACATCATCGAAAGCTCAGGCTGCGACATGGTCATCATCGGTGCGCGCGGCCAGGGCGCCATCAGCAGTGCGTTGCTGGGATCGGTGTCGCAAGAGCTGGCGCATTCCAGCCCGGTGCCGGTGACCATCGTGAAGCACCCCGAGGTGCCGGAGCAGGAGGACGATGTGGAGCAAGGTGCCGCAGACGTGGCAGCCTGA